The genomic segment CGCTGCCACTGCAGGTTGGCGCCGTAGCGGTTGGTCGGCATGTTCGGCAGGTACTCGCCATCATTGTGGGCGCGCAGCGCGTCCGGGTGGTCGGCCTTGTTCTTCACCAGGTCGGCAAAGGCCGAGATGTTCAACGTGCCATAGCGGCCGAGATCCAGCGCCTGTGAAGCGTCGATCTCGAAGCCCTTCACCGTGGTGTCGGTCTGCTTCCAGTACTTCAGCGGCAGGCGGTTGGCGGTCTGCAGGCCCGAGTAGCCAAGGTAGAGGTAGTTCTCGTACTTCATCCGGTACGCGGTGGCCGACAGCTCGAAGCCGCCGAGGTGGAACAGGCCGGTCAGCTCCAGGTTCTTTGCACGCTCCGGCTCCAGGTTCTGGTTGCCTTCCTCCTGGGTCATCACCGAATAGTGCGCGTTGCTGGCATACAGCTCGTTGATCTCCGGTGCGCGCTGCGAGGACGAGTAGCGCACCTTGGCGGCAAACAAGGGGCCGAGCTCGACGTACGAGCCGAGGCTGTAGCTGTTGAGCCGGTAGTCGCGGTCCTGCAGTTTCGTGTTGGCAGCATTGCGCGCGGTCTTGAAGCGGCTGGGCTGCAGCGTGTGGTCGACACGCTCATGGCGGACGCCGGCATCGAAGGTGGCCCAGCCGAAGTCCAGCGTCTCTTTCAGGAACACTGCATTGCTGCGGGTATCGACATCGGGCAGGTAGCGCAGCGAGCCGCTGCCGGTGACATCACGCGACTGGCGGCTGAGGCCGAGCATGCCGCTGAGCGGGCCGACGCGCTGGTGGCTGAGCAGCAGCTCGGCCTGGATGCTTTCGAAGTCGTAGTCGTTGGCCTTGGACGCGCCGAGTCGTTCGCCCGAGGTGTTGTCCAGCTTGGAGACACGCAGTTCGGCACGCTCGAAGTAGGGCAGCGGATCGCGCAGCAGTGCTTCCAGCGCGTAGCGCTGCTGCTTGATCACCACGCCCACCGGCAGGCCATCGGCGTAGTTCGAGCCGAATGACAGGTTCTGCATCGAGAAGCCGGGCACGCCGTATTCGCTGTCCTTGGCATCGATGCTGACACCGACGTAGCCGCGGTCGAAGAACAGGGTCGAGCCGGCGGCCACCTGCGAATTGCGTGAGTAGCTGTTGCCCAACCGGTGGTGATAGTCGGGGGTCACGTCATTGTTGATCTGCTTCTGCACATACGAGGGCGTGCCGGGCACATAGGCCGGGTTGACCGGGTTGATGTAGGTGCGGCGCTGCCAGACCGAGGTCGGGTTGTTGGTATAGAAGGAGAAGTCACCGTCGGCCCAGTCCGGGTTCTCGGTCATGAACTGGTCGATATAGGGCTGCGAGGCCTTGTTGTAGATCTGCTGGACGCGCGCTTCCTTCTGGCAGCTGTCGGCCAGTGCCGAGTTGACGCCGCCGGTGGCGGGGAACAGGCGGGTGTTGCAGACGCTGGCCTTGCTGTTGCCGGGGATGTCGTAGTGGGAAATGCGCTGGCGCGAGACCTGCAGGTTGGTGGAGATGTTGCGCTGGTTGTTGAAGTTCATGCGGAAGCCCTGCGCATCGGCGGCGTTGAAGCCCTTGCGCAGGACCAGTTCCATCGACTGGTCCTTGTCTTCCATGCTGCGCGAGATCAGGCCCGAGTCGATCTCCACACTGCCGCCGATCGCATTGCCGCCATAGCGCACCGTGTCCGAGGACTTGTTGACGGTGACACTGCGCACGAACAGTGGATCGAAGGGAATGTTGATGTCACCGCTGATCGCATTCATGCCAAGGATGGACTGGCCATCCTGCAGGATCTGAACCCGGTTGCCGCTGAGACTGCGGATGACCGGGGCGCCCGCGTTCGGTCCGAACGCACTGTTCTGCACGCCGGAGACATGCTCGAGCAGGCCGCCGAGGGTGCGGTTCTGCGCCTGTGGATTGTCGACGGTGACCCGGCTGTCGATTCGCGAGGGCTTCGAGGCCTCGACCTGAAGCGTGGGAAGGGTGGGTTCGTCCGCGGCGTGGGCGGTGTGGACGGCGAACAGAATGGCGGCAGCAAGCAGATGGCGACGCATGACACGCTCCGTGAAATAGTGTGAAATGTTATAACGTAACTATTTGTACCGACAAGGGGCGAATGGGCCTTGCCAGCCGGACTGGAGATGAGAGTGGTTCTCATATGAGAATGGCCGACGTCCGCTCCTCCGCCGGTGACTCCATGCATGCCCTCACCCTTGCCGACCTGGACCACCTGGGCCGCCGCAGCGGCTTCCGCTATCGACTGCCGGAACCGCTTGCCGTTGCTGGCGAACCCTGCGTGGTCGAGGGCAGGGTGGAGCAGCGCTGCCTGCGCCCGGGCTTGACCCTGGCGCTGTCGGATGTGGTTGCGCACCAGACCTTCGAGGCGATCTCGGAAGTGCCGCCGGCGTTCTCGGCCATCGTGATGCTGGAAGGCTGCGCCGGTGCTCGCCTGTCAGGTCAGGCGCAGATCGGAATGCGCCCGGGCGCGGGCGCGAGGATACTGGCCGATGCGGCGCCCATGACCGCGATCCACCCCGCGGGGCAGCGCATGCGCAGCCTGAATGTCTCGCTGGACGCATCGGCGCCGCTGGATGACCCGGTGATCAACGAACTGCTGTCCGCGCACCGCTCCGACGGCCGGCCGTTGCATAGCTGGCAGGTACCCGCGCATCTGGGGCACGCGGCCGACCAGCTGCTGTCGGGTGTCTGGGACGGCGCGATGCATGCGCTGCTGTGCGAGGGCGTGGGCCTGCAGATGCTGGCACTGTCCCTGGGCGCGCCTGCACGCAATGCTGCATTGGAGCTGGGCGTGTCCGCGCGCGATCGCCGCATGCTGCAGCGGGTGATCGATTGCCTGCAGGCAGCGCCGGCCGCCGATCACAGCCTGGACGATCTGGCGCGCGTGGCCTGCATGAGCCCCAGCAGCCTGCGCCTGAAGTTCCTGCAGGTGTATCGATGCTCGGTGTTTGCCTGGCTGCGCGAACATCGGTTGCAGCGGGCCTGCGAGCAGCTCCGGCAGGGCTGCAGCGTGCAGCAGGCCGCACATTTCGCCGGCTACCGGCATGCCACCAATTTCGCGACCGCGTTCCGTGCACGCTATGGCATCGCACCGAGCCGGTTCCGCTGACGTTCGATCATCGCCGGCAGCGCGCAAACACCTGCTGCGTCCGCGCATACGTGCGCTCACGTTCAAATGACAATAATTCTCATCCAGCCTTTCCTTCCCGCTGGACCTTCCATGCCTGCCTGTTTCCGCCCGTGTGCCCTGGCAACCGCCATCGGCACGACCCTGGCGCTGTTCAACGCTGCCCATGCCGCCGAACGCGAACCTGCCGCCACGGCCTCGCAACTGCCCACCGTGCAGGTCACCGCCGATCTCGACGGCAGCACCGAATCGTCGCGCTCCTACACCACCAATTCCATGGGTACGGCGACCGGCCTGTCGCTGACCTCGCGGCAGACACCGCAGTCGGTCAGCGTCGTCACCCACCAGCAGATCGAGGACCGCGCGCTGCTGAGTACGGCCGATGCGCTGGCCACCGCGCCAGGCATCTCGGTCACGCGCAGCGATGCCAACCGCTACTCGTTCTCGGCGCGGGGTTTCGAGATCGACAACTACCAGTTCGATGGCGTGGTGATGCCGGTGCTGTCGCCGTGGAATTTCGGCGAGAACAACCTGGACATGGTGGTGTATGACCGCATCGAGATCGTGCGCGGTGCCAACGGCCTGATGACCGGTGCCGGCAATCCTTCGGCAGCGGTGAACTACGTGCGCAAGCGACCGTTGCGCGAGTTCGCTGCCAGTGCTGGCATCGGCCTCGGTAGCTGGGACGCACGGCGCGCGTGGGCGGATGTATCCAGCCCGTTGAGCAGGGAAGGCCGCATACGCGGTCGCCTGGTGGCAGCCAAAGCAGAGGCCGACAGCTACACCGCCGGCCTGGACAGCACCGCGAAGACGCTCTACGGCGTGGTCAGCGTGGATCTGGGCGAGGACACCGGGTTGATCGCCGGCATCTCCTACCAGGGCAATGACAACCGTGGCTTTGGCAGTGGCTTCGCGCTGTTCAACGCCGATGGCACGCGCACCGCTTTCGATCGCTCGGCATCGGCCACGGCCCCGTGGGCACGGATGAGCACCGATACCCGCAACGGCTTCTTCGATTTCAACCACCGCTTCGGTAACGACTGGCAGGCGCGGGTGTCCTACAGCCGTTCGCATACCGACATGGAGATGAAGCACCTCTATCGCGGCGGCTATCCCGATCCGGTCACCGGCGCCATGCCCAATGGCAACAGCTTCACCCGCTACGATGGACCGGTGCGGCGCGAGGCAGTCAGTGCCAGCCTGTCGGGTCCGTTCCAGCTGTTCGGTCGCCAGCACACGGCGTCGATCGGCTGGTCGCGGTCGCGCGACGAGATCGCGCTGGGGCAGTACCGCGCGCTGGCGCCGCTGCCGCCGTTGGCCAGCTATCTGGACTGGCACGGGCCGGGCACGCCGGAACCGGTGTGGGCCAGCAGCAAGACCCAGGCCGATGATCTGGACAACCATCAGAGCGGCGCCTATGCAGTGGCGCGGCTGTCGCTGGCTGACCCGCTGCATGTGATCGTCGGTGCTCGCCTGAGCAACTGGGAGACGGACCAGGTCTACTTCGGCAGCAAGCGCAAGTACCGCTATCGCAACGAGTTCGTGCCGTATGCCGGCTTGGTCTGGGACCTCAACGGGTACAGCAGCATCTACGCCAGCTACACCGGCATCTTCAAGCCGCAGAACAATCGCGATGCATCCGGGCAGATCCTCGACCCGGTGAGCGGCCGCAGCTATGAGCTGGGCCTCAAGGGCAGCTGGCTGCAGGAGCGCTTGAATGCTTCAGCCGCGCTGTTCCGTACCCGGCAGGACAACCTGGCCGAAGCGACCGGCGGGCTGGTCGAGGGCAGTACGCAGGCCGCGTACCGCGCAGTGAAGGGTGCAACGGTGGATGGACTGGAACTGGAACTGGCCGGTGAGCCATTGCCGGGCTGGAGCCTGGGCACCAGCTTCACCACGTTCATCGCGCAGGACGCACAGGGCAGGGCCATCAATACGGCCAAGCCACGCAGCCTGTTCAAGCTGTTCACTACCTGGCGCCTGCCCGGTACCTGGGACCGGCTGACCCTTGGCGGTGGCGTGGACTGGCAGAACCGCATGTACCAGACCGCCACGGCACCCGGAAACCGCCGGGTGCCGGTAGAGCAGCCCGGCTATGCGCTGGTCAACCTGATGGCGCGCTACCAGTTCAGTTCCAACCTGTCCGCGGCGGTCAACATCAACAACCTGTTCGACCGCCACTACTACTCGCAGATCGGCTTCTACAACCAGGGCTGGTACGGCGCGCCGCGAAACGTGATGTTCACCGTGAAGGTCGGCTATTAAGGCGCGACGTTGCCCTGTGTTCAGCGCTTCGGCTTGTACCCGGCACGGGTGACGGGCACGATCCGAAGCGCTGCGCCCCACAATGTCCTACGCAGAGCCTTCTTCACTCGAACGGAGCATCGTATGAAGCTGTTGTCCGCTGTGTTGTTGTCCGCGCTGTCACTGCCGGCCGCGTCGGCGCTGGCGATGGAGGCCTCACCCTCACCGCTGCTGGGGCGCTGGTCGCTGGATATCGCCACCTCGGCGCTGCCCGAAGCGCAGCGCCCGAAGCAGGTGGTGCTGGAGTTCAAGGACGCCGGCAGCGGCCGTTGGAGCTCGCATGTGGATATCGTCCTGCATGACGGCAAGACCATGAAGTCCGATGGCACGCTGGCCCTGGATGGCACGCCGGGCGCCTTGTCCGGCACCTATGGCGCGGACAAGGCCAACCTGAAGCTGCCGGCGCCGAACACGCTGGTGATGCAGCTGGTGGACCATGGCACGCCCGCCTCGACCCGCATCTACACGGTAGCCGATGACCGCGCGACGATGACCGAGACCAAGGCGTTCTACGGCCATGACGGTACGCCGATCCTGCAGACCAACCTGTTCAAGCGGCTGCCCTAGCGGCACTGCGCGCGCCGCGCCTGCGGGGAAGATCCGCAGGCGTTGCGCCTGCCGCCCTAGACCGCGGCCGGATCTGGCTTGCCGGTGTCGATGCCGTATCGGTCGATGGCCTCCTGCAGCCGCGAGCGCTCGATGCGGCCCTCTTCGGCCAGCGCCTTCAGGGCCGCCAGCACGATGAAGTGGCGATCCACTTCGAAGAACGTGCGCAGCGATTCACGCGTGTCGGAGCGGCCGAAGCCGTCGGTGCCCAATGCAGTGAAACGGCGGTCATTGATGAAGGGACGGATCTGGTCGCCGACGATCTTCATGTAGTCGGTGGCCACCACCAGCGGCCCTTCGTGGCCTTGCAGGCGCTGCTGCACGTAAGGCACACGGAGTTCCGCGGCCGGATGCAGCAGGTTCCAGCGTTCGGCAGCCAGGCCATCGCGGCGCAGTTCGGTCAGGCTGGTCGCGCTCCAGACGTCGCTGGCGATACCGAAGTCCTGTTGCAGCAACTCGGCCGCCGCCTCCACTTCGCGCAGGATCGAACCACTGCCCATCAGCTGCACGCGCAGCTGCGAGGTCCCTCGTTCGGAGGGCGCGGGGTGCAGCAGGTACAGTCCCTTCAGGATGCCGGCCTCGGCGCCCTCGGGAAGGGCTGGATGCGGGTAGTTCTCGTTGAGTACGGTGATGTAGTAGTAGATGTCTTCCTGGTCGACATACATGCGGCGCAGGCCGTCGTGGATGATCACCGCCAGTTCGTAGTTGAAGGTCGGGTCGTAGGACACGCAACTGGGAATCACCGACGACAGCACGTGGCTGTGGCCATCGTCGTGCTGCAGGCCTTCGCCCATCAGCGTGGTGCGGCCGGAGGTGGCGCCCAGCAGGAAACCGCGCGTACGCGCGTCGGCCGCGGCCCATGCCAGGTCGCCGACGCGCTGCAGGCCGAACATCGAATAGAAGATGTAGAACGGAATCGTGGCCAGGCCATGGTTGCTGTAGGCAGTGCCGGCGGCGATCCACGAACAGATCGCACCGGATTCGTTGATGCCTTCCTGCAGGATCTGCCCGTCCCTGGCTTCCTTGTAGTAGCTCAACTGGCCGGCGTCCTGCGGGGTGTACAGCTGGCCGAGGTACGAATGGATGCCGATCTGGCGGAACAGGCCCTCCATGCCGAAGGTACGTGATTCATCGGGCACGATCGGAATCACCAGCCTGCCCAGTTCCGGGTCCTTCAGCAGGCTGGTGAGGATGCGCACGAAGCCCATCGTGGTGGACTGGCCACGATCGCCGCTGCCCTGCAGCTGGCTGTTGAAGATCGACAACGGTGGCAGCGGCAGCGGATCGACCCGGGCCAGGCGCGCCGGCAGCTGCCCACCCTGGATGCGGCGGCGCTCGGCGAAGTACAGCGCTTCGGCGCTGCCCGGTTCCGGGCGCAGGTAGGGCATCTCCTCCAGTTGTTCGTCGCTGACCGGCAGATTGAAGCGGTCGCGGAACGCACGCACCGCGTCGGCGCTCATCTTCTTCAGCTGGTGGTTGATGTTCTGGCCTTCGCCGGCTTCACCCAGGCCGAAGCCCTTGACCGTCTTGGCCAGGATCACGGTGGGCCGGCCGCTGGTGTTCACTGCCTGCTGGTAGGCGGCGTACACCTTCTGCGGATCATGGCCGCCCCGTGCCAGCGCCCAGATGTCGTCGTCGCTCATGTGCGCGACCAGCTCCAGCAGCTCGGGGTAACGGCCGAAGAAGTGCTCGCGCACATACGCGCCGTTCTGCGACTTGAAGGTCTGGTAGTCGCCGTCCACGCATTCCATCATGCGCTGGCGCAGCAGGCCGCTGTGGTCGCGGGCCAGGAGGTCGTCCCAGCCACTGCCCCAGATCAGCTTGATCACGTTCCAGCCGGCCGCGCGGAAGGTGCCTTCCAGCTCCTGGATGACCTTGCCGTTGCCGCGTACCGGACCGTCCAGGCGCTGCAGGTTGCAGTTGACCACGAACACGAGGTTGTCCAGCCGCTCGCGGCCGGCCAGCGAAATCGCCGCCAGTGATTCGGGCTGGTCCATCTCGCCGTCACCGAGGAAGGCCCACACCTTGCGACCCTGGTGTTCCTTCAGGCCGCGGTACTCGAGGTAGCGCATGTAGCGTGCCTGGTAGGCGGCGGTGAGCGGGCCCAGCCCCATCGACACGGTGGGGAACTGCCAGAACTCGGGCATCAGGCGCGGGTGCGGATACGAGGACAGTCCTTCGCGCCCGGCTTCGCGGCGGAAGTTGTCCATCCGCTGCGGATCGATGCGGCCTTCCACATAGGCACGTCCATAGATGCCCGGCGCGGAATGGCCCTGGATGTAGATCATGTCGCCGTCGAAGGCGTCGGTACGGCCACGGAAGAAATGGTCGAAGCCCACGTCGTACAGCACGGCGGCCGACTGGTAGGTGGCGATGTGGCCACCGACGTTGGAATGCCTGCCGGCACGCAGCACCATCACCATCGCGTTCCAGCGGATCATCGCGTTCAAGCGGCGCTCGATGGCCAGGTCGCCCGGATAGGCAGGTTGGCGCTCGGGCGGAATGGTGTTGACGTAGGCGGTCCAGGCGCGGGTGTGCAGGTCGCCGTGCTGCTGGGCATCGAGCTCGCTGAGCTGGTCGATCAGGTATTGCGCGCGTGGCCGGCCACCGGCCTGCATCACCGCCTCCAGCGATTCACGCCACTCCCGGGTTTCCAGCGGATCGGTATCGAAGGGGATGGGGGCTTGGTTCATGGCGGTCTCCAGAGGGCGCCGACCGGCCGCCTGCCGGGGCGACAACACCGGCAGGGCGCACAGCACTGGAGCGGGGTTGCCACGGCGTGGCCGGGACGCGAAGGGCGACCGTGGCGGTCACCGGGAACGCAAGCGTAGGCCGGGCCTGCTGGCTTCGATAGGCGGGCCCGGCTTGGGTCTCTGGCAAGCAGGCGTTGGCATGCCGCTGCAATACCGCTGTCACCGAGGGCCGTCACCCTGCTGGGTTTTCCAGCCTCGGGGTGGTTGGTCGGCCGTGAACAGCGTGAGGATCTGGGAAAAGAGCTACGAACTGCGGCGCAGGCTGCTGCGTGGCTTCTTCCTGCGTCGCGGCTCGGCCAGCGAGGATGCCGAGGATCTCGCCCAGGAGGTGTACCTGCGGCTGCTGCGGACGACCGGCGAGGATGCGGCGGCGATCGAGAACCCGGAAGCCTACCTGTTCACCGTGGCGGCCAATCTGGCGCGCGAGCACGCACGCTCGCGTTCCACGTTGCCGCCGCTGGAAGACGTCGACCTGCTGGCTGAAGTGCTGAAGAGTGAAGAAGACATCGAAGGTGAGTTCGAGCGCGCGCAGCGCTGGAACGATATCCGCAGCGCCATCGTACAGTTGCCGACGACCACGCGGCGGGTGATGGAGCTGCACTACCGCGACGGGCTGGACTGCCCGGCAATCAGCCAGCAGCTT from the Stenotrophomonas maltophilia genome contains:
- a CDS encoding TonB-dependent receptor, coding for MRRHLLAAAILFAVHTAHAADEPTLPTLQVEASKPSRIDSRVTVDNPQAQNRTLGGLLEHVSGVQNSAFGPNAGAPVIRSLSGNRVQILQDGQSILGMNAISGDINIPFDPLFVRSVTVNKSSDTVRYGGNAIGGSVEIDSGLISRSMEDKDQSMELVLRKGFNAADAQGFRMNFNNQRNISTNLQVSRQRISHYDIPGNSKASVCNTRLFPATGGVNSALADSCQKEARVQQIYNKASQPYIDQFMTENPDWADGDFSFYTNNPTSVWQRRTYINPVNPAYVPGTPSYVQKQINNDVTPDYHHRLGNSYSRNSQVAAGSTLFFDRGYVGVSIDAKDSEYGVPGFSMQNLSFGSNYADGLPVGVVIKQQRYALEALLRDPLPYFERAELRVSKLDNTSGERLGASKANDYDFESIQAELLLSHQRVGPLSGMLGLSRQSRDVTGSGSLRYLPDVDTRSNAVFLKETLDFGWATFDAGVRHERVDHTLQPSRFKTARNAANTKLQDRDYRLNSYSLGSYVELGPLFAAKVRYSSSQRAPEINELYASNAHYSVMTQEEGNQNLEPERAKNLELTGLFHLGGFELSATAYRMKYENYLYLGYSGLQTANRLPLKYWKQTDTTVKGFEIDASQALDLGRYGTLNISAFADLVKNKADHPDALRAHNDGEYLPNMPTNRYGANLQWQRQGWKAQLSSTYYGKQKYLGRNVSEEIPLDAFNLVDLQVSRELPVRNSYIAGMEVFVNGSNLLNEEARPHNSPLKYIAPLPGRGFQVGVTVRL
- the fauA gene encoding TonB-dependent alcaligin siderophore receptor FauA; protein product: MPACFRPCALATAIGTTLALFNAAHAAEREPAATASQLPTVQVTADLDGSTESSRSYTTNSMGTATGLSLTSRQTPQSVSVVTHQQIEDRALLSTADALATAPGISVTRSDANRYSFSARGFEIDNYQFDGVVMPVLSPWNFGENNLDMVVYDRIEIVRGANGLMTGAGNPSAAVNYVRKRPLREFAASAGIGLGSWDARRAWADVSSPLSREGRIRGRLVAAKAEADSYTAGLDSTAKTLYGVVSVDLGEDTGLIAGISYQGNDNRGFGSGFALFNADGTRTAFDRSASATAPWARMSTDTRNGFFDFNHRFGNDWQARVSYSRSHTDMEMKHLYRGGYPDPVTGAMPNGNSFTRYDGPVRREAVSASLSGPFQLFGRQHTASIGWSRSRDEIALGQYRALAPLPPLASYLDWHGPGTPEPVWASSKTQADDLDNHQSGAYAVARLSLADPLHVIVGARLSNWETDQVYFGSKRKYRYRNEFVPYAGLVWDLNGYSSIYASYTGIFKPQNNRDASGQILDPVSGRSYELGLKGSWLQERLNASAALFRTRQDNLAEATGGLVEGSTQAAYRAVKGATVDGLELELAGEPLPGWSLGTSFTTFIAQDAQGRAINTAKPRSLFKLFTTWRLPGTWDRLTLGGGVDWQNRMYQTATAPGNRRVPVEQPGYALVNLMARYQFSSNLSAAVNINNLFDRHYYSQIGFYNQGWYGAPRNVMFTVKVGY
- a CDS encoding RNA polymerase sigma factor, producing the protein MNSVRIWEKSYELRRRLLRGFFLRRGSASEDAEDLAQEVYLRLLRTTGEDAAAIENPEAYLFTVAANLAREHARSRSTLPPLEDVDLLAEVLKSEEDIEGEFERAQRWNDIRSAIVQLPTTTRRVMELHYRDGLDCPAISQQLQVSVHMVRKHIGKGLEACRKALGARERT
- a CDS encoding helix-turn-helix transcriptional regulator, whose product is MHALTLADLDHLGRRSGFRYRLPEPLAVAGEPCVVEGRVEQRCLRPGLTLALSDVVAHQTFEAISEVPPAFSAIVMLEGCAGARLSGQAQIGMRPGAGARILADAAPMTAIHPAGQRMRSLNVSLDASAPLDDPVINELLSAHRSDGRPLHSWQVPAHLGHAADQLLSGVWDGAMHALLCEGVGLQMLALSLGAPARNAALELGVSARDRRMLQRVIDCLQAAPAADHSLDDLARVACMSPSSLRLKFLQVYRCSVFAWLREHRLQRACEQLRQGCSVQQAAHFAGYRHATNFATAFRARYGIAPSRFR
- the aceE gene encoding pyruvate dehydrogenase (acetyl-transferring), homodimeric type, with translation MNQAPIPFDTDPLETREWRESLEAVMQAGGRPRAQYLIDQLSELDAQQHGDLHTRAWTAYVNTIPPERQPAYPGDLAIERRLNAMIRWNAMVMVLRAGRHSNVGGHIATYQSAAVLYDVGFDHFFRGRTDAFDGDMIYIQGHSAPGIYGRAYVEGRIDPQRMDNFRREAGREGLSSYPHPRLMPEFWQFPTVSMGLGPLTAAYQARYMRYLEYRGLKEHQGRKVWAFLGDGEMDQPESLAAISLAGRERLDNLVFVVNCNLQRLDGPVRGNGKVIQELEGTFRAAGWNVIKLIWGSGWDDLLARDHSGLLRQRMMECVDGDYQTFKSQNGAYVREHFFGRYPELLELVAHMSDDDIWALARGGHDPQKVYAAYQQAVNTSGRPTVILAKTVKGFGLGEAGEGQNINHQLKKMSADAVRAFRDRFNLPVSDEQLEEMPYLRPEPGSAEALYFAERRRIQGGQLPARLARVDPLPLPPLSIFNSQLQGSGDRGQSTTMGFVRILTSLLKDPELGRLVIPIVPDESRTFGMEGLFRQIGIHSYLGQLYTPQDAGQLSYYKEARDGQILQEGINESGAICSWIAAGTAYSNHGLATIPFYIFYSMFGLQRVGDLAWAAADARTRGFLLGATSGRTTLMGEGLQHDDGHSHVLSSVIPSCVSYDPTFNYELAVIIHDGLRRMYVDQEDIYYYITVLNENYPHPALPEGAEAGILKGLYLLHPAPSERGTSQLRVQLMGSGSILREVEAAAELLQQDFGIASDVWSATSLTELRRDGLAAERWNLLHPAAELRVPYVQQRLQGHEGPLVVATDYMKIVGDQIRPFINDRRFTALGTDGFGRSDTRESLRTFFEVDRHFIVLAALKALAEEGRIERSRLQEAIDRYGIDTGKPDPAAV